DNA from Mycobacterium bourgelatii:
GGCGGACGTGGCCAAGATTCCAGATGCGCACTATGCAGGAGAGATGACCAACGTTCCCGCCATTGCGCTCAATCACGGCGCGCGCATCCCGCAACTGGGTTTCGGCGTCTTCCAGATCGAGCCCGAGAACACCGCCGCCGCGGTGGCCACCGCGCTGGAGATCGGGTACCGACACATCGATACGGCGCAGATGTACGGCAATGAGAAAGAAGTCGCTCAGGGTGTCCGCCAGGCGGGGCTGGATCGCTCGGAAGTCTTCATCACCAGCAAGCTCAACAACGGCGCTCACCGACCCGATGACGCCCGTCGGGCGTTCGACGGCACATTGGCGGCCCTCGAGTCCGACTACGTCGATTTGTTCCTCATCCACTGGCCGTTGCCAACGCGCTACGACGGCGACTTCGTCTCGACCTGGAAGGTGCTCGAGGAATTCGCTCGCGACGGGCGGGCCCGCAGCATCGGGGTGTCGAATTTCCAGACCTTGCATCTCAAGCGGTTGGCGCAGGAATCCGACACCGTGCCGGCGGTGAACCAGATCGAGGTCCACCCCTACTTCGCCAACGACCAGGTCCGGGCCTACGGGAAAGCGCACGGCATCGTGACGGAGGCGTGGTCGCCGATCGCCCAGGGCAAGGTTCTCGGCGACCCGACGATCAAGCGCATCGCCGACGACGTCGGCAAGACTCCCGCGCAGGTCGTATTGCGCTGGCACATCCAGCGTGGTGACGTCGTCTTCCCCAAATCGGTGTCGCCGGAGCGGATGAAGGAGAATTTCGACATCTTCGGCTTCGAACTCAGCGCCGAGGACATGGACGCGATAACGGGCCTCGACCAGGGCGAAGCGGGTCGCACCGGCGGCCACCCAGACAACTTCGACTACATCCCGGACTGAGCCTCGCCGAACGTGTGGCCCTTGCTCCCGAAGTATCGGTCATGGGGCCAGACGGCGCACTTTCGACGCGTGGGGCTGCGGGGCTGCGGCGGCCTTAGCGTCGCCGAACGTGTGGCCCTTGTCCCCGGAGTGTCGGTCGGGGGGCAATACGGCCCACTTTCGACGCGGGCTGCGGGGCTGCGGGGGCGTGAAAAAGGTCAGGTGAAGCGGAACCAGCGCAGCGCCGCCAACGCTCCCAGCGTGCCCCACACCGCCAGGACGACGACTCCGAACCAGTCCATCGACAGCGTCATCGCCTGCGACAGCGCTTCGGTCAACGCGCCCGACGGCGTCACCCGCGCCGCCCATTTCACCCCGACCGGGATCAATTCCGTCTCCAGCGTCAGCGCCCCGAACCCGGCGAAGACGAACCAGAGCAGGTTGGCGACGGCCAGCACGATCTCGGCGCGCAACGTCCCGCCCAGCAGCAGTCCGAGCGCGGCGAACCCGGCGGTGCCCAGCGCGATGATCGCCGCCCCGAGCGCCAGAGCCGCCGGCGCCGGTCGCCAACCCAGCACAAAGCCGACGGTCCCAAACAGAATTGCCTGCAAGAACACCACGGCGACCACCGCCAGCGACTTGCCCGCGATGATCCCCCAGACCGGCAGCGGGGTAGCGCCAAGGCGCTTCAACGCGCCGTAGCGGCGGTCGAACGCGACCGCGATGGCCTGGCCGGTGAAGGCGGTCGAGATGACCGCGAGCGCCATGATGGCCGGGACGAACGTGGCGGCGCGGTTGCTGCCGAATGATCCCAACGGCAGCAGCGTCAGCCCGACCAGCAACGTGATCGGGATGAACATGGTCAACAGCAGTTGCTCGCCGTTGCG
Protein-coding regions in this window:
- a CDS encoding ABC transporter permease encodes the protein MLAAQFGLELKLLLRNGEQLLLTMFIPITLLVGLTLLPLGSFGSNRAATFVPAIMALAVISTAFTGQAIAVAFDRRYGALKRLGATPLPVWGIIAGKSLAVVAVVFLQAILFGTVGFVLGWRPAPAALALGAAIIALGTAGFAALGLLLGGTLRAEIVLAVANLLWFVFAGFGALTLETELIPVGVKWAARVTPSGALTEALSQAMTLSMDWFGVVVLAVWGTLGALAALRWFRFT
- a CDS encoding aldo/keto reductase is translated as MTNVPAIALNHGARIPQLGFGVFQIEPENTAAAVATALEIGYRHIDTAQMYGNEKEVAQGVRQAGLDRSEVFITSKLNNGAHRPDDARRAFDGTLAALESDYVDLFLIHWPLPTRYDGDFVSTWKVLEEFARDGRARSIGVSNFQTLHLKRLAQESDTVPAVNQIEVHPYFANDQVRAYGKAHGIVTEAWSPIAQGKVLGDPTIKRIADDVGKTPAQVVLRWHIQRGDVVFPKSVSPERMKENFDIFGFELSAEDMDAITGLDQGEAGRTGGHPDNFDYIPD